A genomic window from Peromyscus maniculatus bairdii isolate BWxNUB_F1_BW_parent chromosome 1, HU_Pman_BW_mat_3.1, whole genome shotgun sequence includes:
- the Tmem138 gene encoding transmembrane protein 138, whose product MLQTSNYSLVLSLQFLLLSYDLFVNSFSELLRMAPVIQLVLFIIQDIAILFNIIIIFLMFFNTFVFQAGLVNLLFHKFKGTIILTAVYLALSISLHVWVMNLRWKNSSSFIWTDGLQTLFVFQRLAAVFYCYFYKRTAVRLGDPRFYRDSLWLRKEFMQVRR is encoded by the exons atgctCCAAACCAGCAACTACAGCCTGGTGCTCTCCCTGCAGTTCCTGCTGCTGTCCTATGACCTGTTTGTTAACTCCTTCTCAGAGCTACTCCGAATGGCTCCTGTCATCCAGCTGGTGCTCTTCAT CATCCAGGATATTGCAATCCTCTTCAACATCATCATAATTTTCCTCATGTTCTTCAACACCTTCgtcttccaggctggcctggtcaaCCTCCTATTCCATAAGTTCAAAGGGACCATCATTCTGACTGCTGTGTACCTCGCTCTCAGCATCTCCCTTCATGTCTGGGTCATG AACTTGCGATGGAAAAACTCCAGCAGCTTCATTTGGACGGATGGACTTCAAACACTGTTTGTGTTCCAGAGACTAG CGGCGGTCTTCTACTGCTACTTCTACAAGCGGACAGCTGTGAGACTGGGCGACCCCCGCTTTTACCGGGACTCGCTGTGGCTGCGGAAGGAGTTCATGCAGGTCCGAAGGTGA